In Helianthus annuus cultivar XRQ/B chromosome 8, HanXRQr2.0-SUNRISE, whole genome shotgun sequence, a single genomic region encodes these proteins:
- the LOC118481292 gene encoding uncharacterized protein LOC118481292 isoform X1 has product MDEEGSKIQASVAGNYLVKYGKLLQEKRCVLVSKFEIGDNLSPYRLTNHPHKLFFNFTTDIMNGDDFGGSIHGFSFTSFDVLRNHAIPPDSHVEIIGYVDGWFPMIDHTSRNDNLNKKMSLQLRDLELHIYFFEFFYTFINYVTFIIFFNRYLNVYVTLWGDYAVQMSKFMEKNPL; this is encoded by the exons ATGGATGAGGAG GGTTCCAAAATTCAAGCAAGTGTGGCTGGTAATTATCTCGTAAAGTATGGAAAACTACTTCAAGAAAAACGTTGTGTCCTGGTTTCTAAGTTTGAAATTGGCGACAACCTGTCTCCGTACCGACTGACTAACCATCCACATAAACTGTTTTTCAATTTCACTACCGACATCATGAATGGTGATGACTTTGGTGGATCAATTCATGGATTCTCTTTTACTTCTTTTGATGTTCTTCGCAATCATGCTATTCCACCAGACTCTCATGTTG AAATAATTGGTTACGTTGATGGTTGGTTTCCTATGATTGATCATACAAGCAGAAATGACAATCTGAACAAAAAAATGAGCTTACAACTTCGTGATCTAGagttacatatatatttttttgagttCTTTTATACATTTATCAATTACGTcacttttataattttttttaataggtACCTTAATGTTTATGTCACTTTGTGGGGAGATTATGCGGTGCAAATGTCAAAGTTTATGGAAAAGAATCCTTTGTGA
- the LOC118481292 gene encoding uncharacterized protein LOC118481292 isoform X2, translating into MDEEGSKIQASVAGNYLVKYGKLLQEKRCVLVSKFEIGDNLSPYRLTNHPHKLFFNFTTDIMNGDDFGGSIHGFSFTSFDVLRNHAIPPDSHVGTLMFMSLCGEIMRCKCQSLWKRILCDTAVWKI; encoded by the exons ATGGATGAGGAG GGTTCCAAAATTCAAGCAAGTGTGGCTGGTAATTATCTCGTAAAGTATGGAAAACTACTTCAAGAAAAACGTTGTGTCCTGGTTTCTAAGTTTGAAATTGGCGACAACCTGTCTCCGTACCGACTGACTAACCATCCACATAAACTGTTTTTCAATTTCACTACCGACATCATGAATGGTGATGACTTTGGTGGATCAATTCATGGATTCTCTTTTACTTCTTTTGATGTTCTTCGCAATCATGCTATTCCACCAGACTCTCATGTTG gtACCTTAATGTTTATGTCACTTTGTGGGGAGATTATGCGGTGCAAATGTCAAAGTTTATGGAAAAGAATCCTTTGTGATACTGCAGTTTGGAAGATATAG
- the LOC110936274 gene encoding 17.3 kDa class I heat shock protein, whose product MSIVPSLFGGRRSSVFDPFSLDVWDPFKDFPISSSSDVSRETSALVNASVDWKETPEAHVFKADLPGIKKEEVKVEVEDGNILQITGQRNVEKEDKNDKWRRVERSSGKFTRRFRLPENAKMDRVKAAMENGVLTITVPKEEVKKHDVKSIEISG is encoded by the coding sequence ATGTCGATCGTCCCCAGCTTGTTCGGTGGCCGAAGGAGCAGCGTCTTCGACCCGTTTTCCCTAGATGTCTGGGACCCATTCAAAGACTTCCCTATTTCATCTTCGTCTGATGTTTCAAGGGAAACTTCTGCATTGGTAAACGCCAGTGTGGACTGGAAGGAAACGCCAGAAGCTCACGTGTTCAAGGCTGATCTTCCTGGGATTAAGAAGGAAGAAGTGAAGGTGGAGGTGGAAGACGGAAACATCTTACAGATCACCGGTCAGAGGAACGTGGAGAAAGAAGATAAGAATGATAAATGGCGTCGGGTTGAAAGAAGCAGCGGAAAATTCACAAGGAGGTTCAGGTTGCCGGAGAATGCTAAAATGGATCGGGTGAAGGCGGCTATGGAAAATGGAGTGCTTACAATTACAGTGCCCAAAGAAGAAGTGAAAAAGCATGATGTCAAGTCTATTGAAATCTCCGGTTAG